Within the Fundulus heteroclitus isolate FHET01 unplaced genomic scaffold, MU-UCD_Fhet_4.1 scaffold_82, whole genome shotgun sequence genome, the region CCGTAAAactaatttaacatttacaaaataccaaggacaaaaaaaacgtCAATACCTGCTGGTGTATTTATAAAACCGTAAAGGGCACCTGAAATGTTTTCCTAGCTGAGACACAAGGAGCAGTAACTCATAAATTTGCTGTACAGTATAACTGTGTTACCAACACTGTAatttcttttcctttattaTGTGTGAAACGATGGCGTTTGTCAAACTGTAGATTAGCCTTCTGGCCAGTTGTACCCAGAAGGCCAGCAGGGGGCTGTAAAGGGTTATCCATGCAAAATccaaatttttttaacctttaataCATCTTGTTGTGCACTTGGGGTCCACAGGTGTGCAGGAATGAATGTAGTCTGTATAGGAGCtgcatagattttatttttatttttttcatttttcaagccattcagaTTTTTCTATTCTctataatcattttattttaacaatcaCATCTCAGTATTTGCtccagagctgctaaacaaggtcatggacttctagAGTAGCAGTCTCGctaatccgccatttttatttctctaagccattttgtagtccaagctgaaggatgccgaagctacaagtggataagtgaaaatgttcggttgttggGCAAACCAACCCACACAATTCACTACACCGGTCAACAGCATACTGCAAAAATTGCCGAACGGGGGTACCTGAACGTTTTGTGTCCTCCTTTGctcttaaagagacagcacctaaacgagttgctctcaggcACACCTCAGAACCGGGGTGAAAAGTGGAGCTGTGGAGCAGCAATAATGAgcaattcagaccaaagcattacaGATTCACTTTATATGGACAACAACTGAataatttcaatgtgaaaaggaagactTAAAAGGCatgatatgtctcctttaagCAGCCCCAAACTCTGCATTTACCTTAGGCTTGCCCTGACTAAACAAAAATTCAGAaatgtgctgtgtgtgtgtgtgtgtgtgtgtgtgtgtgtgtgtgtgtgtgtgtgtgtgtgtgtgtgtgtgtgtgtgtgtgtgtgtgtgtgtgtgtgtagcggTAAGCTATTACTTTCAGGAAAACCTGCCTCAAAAATTATGTcttttaaaatccaaataaaacaatgaaggCAGACGGTCTTCAAGTGGGTATTGTTGGATTTATTTCCGTCACAGAAACGGAATGAGTctcttttgagaaaaaaaggcTGGCAGCACTTAATGCTGTCCAAAAGAAacagactttcttttttttctttttactgtagGTTCTCATAAAGCATCTACTGGTGATTCATATCATGTAAAGCCTCTGAATTATAATGGTGTTTGCAGCCTGACATGCCACCATTCAAAGCTATTCACTAGAGGGCGCCATACACAAGCTTAGTGCAGAAAATAGCATTTACATAGTACtgaaggaaacatttaaaaaatattttgtgttcCTATATACagttaaaaccagatatttacctACTctatgtaaaaatatgttgcttttttccctcattatttacattaaatcagactaaaactCTCCTGTTTTAGGGCACCGAGGATTACCAAAGTCATTTCCATCTGCTAAAATGAAAGAGTAGAAAGTTATATACTGGTACATTTCCTTAATATTTGGTAGAATAGCCTTTAAACTTGAATGCCTTGCctcaaacattttgaatttcCTTCCAGAAGCAATTTTTACAGTTGTTTGCTGAAATTAAAGCCCATCACTCCTGACAAATGATGATGTGGCTGTTTAGGCCGCATTGCTCACACACACCGTCGAGGCTCTGAGCGCAAATTTCCAGCGGGAGTGAAGTCAGGGCTTTGTGACGGCCGCCACAAAACGGACTTTGGTGTCCTTAATCCCCTTTGTAACTATTTTGCTGGTGGGATTAGGACAATTTTCCCTGCTGAACATTCATTTGTGCCAGAGCTTTAATATCTTGGCTGATATCTTGAGATGTGGCTTTAATCTTCCCTCATGAGGCCATCTATTTTGGAAAGTGCACCGGCCCAACCTGCGGCAAAACATCCCCACAACATTATCGTGCTGCATCCATACTTCACATTTGTGACGGTGTTCTGAGGCCTGCAAATGATGGATGTTACAGCCAAacacttacttttttttttcagaccacAGAGCATGTCTGTCGAAATAAATTTGTTGTAATAAAGTATTTGTCCAGTTTGTTGTAAACTTGAATGTTCcttttttatgttacttttgaactgatggcttcttcctctctgagtggccGTTCAACCTATGTTGGtagaagatttatttttattattatttttttttttttttttcgtggaTAATAcactttttacatctttttacaGCTTTCATCTTCACCAGATCTTTTGCCGTTGCTCGGGGACTGACTTCCAGAACATGCTCATCTCTGGGGGACAGAAACCATCTCCTTCAGCTGGACATTCCCTCTGTGTTTATACCTGCATATAATCGGTTGAACTAataaatctgagaaaaaaaagggttgcaTCTTTTACAGGGAGTAAATTTCTGGTATCAACCTTAAATCCCTTTGATCCATTTTTATTTCGCCTTTTGATCCCGCCTTGCCTTGAAGGGAAATCAGGGAGGAAAATCTTGATCCACATCCCCAAAtaacaccaaaacaaaaaaaaaggaaattacaaaataagtttatttgtagaaaTAACTACAAAATGTATattgaccgtttttttttttggggagggtaTAAGACAAATTGGATGATATGGTTTGACAAATGGTTTACAATATCAAAACTCAAACAAACAGATAATTTTCAATCAGTATCTGTTATTTAGCTCTTCTGCATTGATTTAGTAATTAGTGCTTCCTGTTCGCCTATAAAGGAGGAGGCACAGATATCCTGAGAGtcacacttcttcttcttccgtcGCATAAATACTGCCAAGTTCATCCCTGCTTGCGTTCTGATTTCCACACATTCTCCCACACAAGAGAGCCACAAATGGCCTCTTATTTACAAAAGATTGTGGAGTTGAGGAAACTGAGACTAACACTGCATAGATGATTCACTCGCGCCGTCAGAGACCtggaatctgtttttatttcagggcTCCCAGGGTGACAGACTCCTTCCCCTCAGAGGGGAACGGGAGCGAGGAGCGCTTCGCCGTGGCGTAGGACGTGTACGGGGGCGCGGGGTAGGCGCTGGAAGCCAGACGGGGCAGAGTGGTGGTGGACGGCGGGGCCTGGGCGTGTCTCTCGGCAGGACAGTAGGCGGGGGAAGAGGAGCGCCCCTTgctttgcaggctgctgctgctgctctgcagagGGGAGCTGGAGGTCTTCGGGCCGCGGGTGAGAGACGAGGTGGAGGAGCAGGAGAGAGGCGAGGTCCTCATGCCGTACCCCAAAATGCCCGTGCTCATCAGGAACTCCCTGGAGCCGTAGGCCGGGGGTGTCGGCCCGCGGGAACCCGGCGGTCGACCGTTGTCCGGCGGCAGACTCCTCCTGCTGGGGATGTCGTAGATCCCGACGTCCGGGCCGTAGAGCACCTGGGATCTGGCGCCGACGCGGACcatcctctccctctcctcctgctcCCGCCTCTCCTGGATGGAGGCCATGATTGTTTTCGAGAAGTTGTCGTAGCGCGCGGCCGCAGACATCGGGAGCGCCGCGTCGTGCGGATAGAGATCCCTAAGGTTGTCCTGAAGGCCCTGAGAGGTCACGTCTCGCATCACCAGACCCGGAGGGGGCACGTCCCGTGACGCTACGCTCTGGGACTGGAGGTCTCTCGTGATGAGTCCGTGATAGGCGGGAGAGGAGTCTCTCTGAAGGAAACCCGGCAAAGACGGCGAGGGATCCCTGGAAGCGGATTCTCGGGGTTGCGGAGACTGTCTGGCGACTCCCATGAACACAGGGCTGTAGGAGTGAGGGGGCGGACGCTGCACGGCGCCGTCTGAGCCCAGGGCCATGAAGTGAGTGTGATAGCTGACTGCAGGAGCCCCTCTGTGGGCCATGAGCTGAGGGTCTGCAGGGTTGACAAGGCTATCATAGGAGGGTTTGTTGCTGCTGCtaccgccgctgctgctgcactGGCCGGCCAGCAAACTAGAACCAGTGAGGATCCCAGCAGGCGAGTTGGATCCCAGCCCGTCGGGGTTCATCGAAAGAAGCTGGGTCTTGCTTCCATTGCGGCTGCCGTGTTTAAGGGTGAGGCCGCGAGAGCTGAGCGTCAGCGAGTTGAGTTGCAGGGAGCTGGAGACCGTACAGGGCTGGAGGGCAGCTTGGACGGACACGCTGCCTCTCACGGGGCTTTCTCTGGAGTCGGAGCAGAGGTCGGGACCTTTGCTGGTGACTTGCTGCTCCGATGCCTTCAGCAGCTGAGAATCACAACACAAAACAGGCAGCGCCGTCTGTCAAGCACCCGGTAAACGCACGATCAGCGTACCAAGCATTATTTTCTCATCTagaaacaggaaggaaaa harbors:
- the zdhhc8a gene encoding palmitoyltransferase ZDHHC5, which encodes MPASGADSLKPSAFIPVCTAACLLVGSTSMFFVFTCPWLAVTICPAVPPCCAVLFLFVLANFTMATFMDAGVLPVAGEDEDKEDEFRAPLYKNVEVKGVQVRMKWCASCHFYRPPRCSHCSVCDRCVEDFDHHCPWVNNCIGRRNYRYFFLFLLSLTVHMVAVFTFGLIYVLHHMDDLWKLHCLVTLVVISISGLFLIPVLGLTGFHLYLVSRGRTTNEQVTGKFQGGINPFTRGCCSNMEYLVCSPLSPTYTSRPCQKTAVHVRPPFLRPEVDRQMPGKVRGNGIQTLATQNKQSSAGAVELSDIKQLRNPPPLPPKPDRGLLKSQVAVMDDVGHYTKSIIPVSIPTVPQLRPVLEAISRGSSPIPPEQLLKASEQQVTSKGPDLCSDSRESPVRGSVSVQAALQPCTVSSSLQLNSLTLSSRGLTLKHGSRNGSKTQLLSMNPDGLGSNSPAGILTGSSLLAGQCSSSGGSSSNKPSYDSLVNPADPQLMAHRGAPAVSYHTHFMALGSDGAVQRPPPHSYSPVFMGVARQSPQPRESASRDPSPSLPGFLQRDSSPAYHGLITRDLQSQSVASRDVPPPGLVMRDVTSQGLQDNLRDLYPHDAALPMSAAARYDNFSKTIMASIQERREQEERERMVRVGARSQVLYGPDVGIYDIPSRRSLPPDNGRPPGSRGPTPPAYGSREFLMSTGILGYGMRTSPLSCSSTSSLTRGPKTSSSPLQSSSSSLQSKGRSSSPAYCPAERHAQAPPSTTTLPRLASSAYPAPPYTSYATAKRSSLPFPSEGKESVTLGALK